A single genomic interval of Microbacterium sp. BLY harbors:
- a CDS encoding MarR family winged helix-turn-helix transcriptional regulator translates to MTDTDDLLRLENQLCFAVVTAARNVVAIYRPILEPLGLTHPQYLVMLALWERAPRTLNDLAADLALEPATASPLVKRLEADGLVVRQRSSEDERRLEITLTDAGAALRARAVDVPRQVMAAVGMGIGDIAALRDGLGAFAGRRPEHA, encoded by the coding sequence GTGACCGACACCGACGATCTACTCCGACTCGAGAATCAGCTGTGCTTCGCCGTGGTCACGGCGGCGCGGAACGTCGTGGCGATCTATCGGCCGATCCTCGAACCGCTCGGGCTCACGCATCCCCAATACCTCGTGATGCTCGCGCTGTGGGAGCGCGCACCGCGGACGCTGAACGACCTCGCCGCCGACCTCGCCCTGGAGCCGGCTACGGCGTCCCCTCTGGTCAAGCGCCTCGAGGCCGACGGCCTCGTGGTGCGCCAGCGCAGCAGCGAGGATGAGCGTCGTCTCGAGATCACGCTCACCGACGCCGGTGCCGCGCTGCGGGCGCGTGCGGTCGACGTGCCGCGCCAGGTGATGGCGGCGGTCGGGATGGGGATCGGCGACATCGCCGCCCTGCGAGACGGCCTCGGCGCATTCGCGGGACGCCGTCCCGAGCACGCCTGA
- the uvrA gene encoding excinuclease ABC subunit UvrA — MPIVPVASPGKLSVRGARVHNLKNVDIDIPRDSLVVFTGLSGSGKSSLAFDTIFAEGQRRYVESLSAYARQFLGQVDRPDVDFIEGLSPAVSIDQKSTNRNPRSTVGTITEIYDYMRLLWARIGIPHCPVCGEKIQRQTVQQIADQLMELPERTRYQVVAPIVSQKKGEFVDLFRELGAKGYSRAIVDGELIQLAEPPTLKKSYKHDIAVVVDRLVASPDILGRITDSVETALGLAGGVVQINYVDGEGDDAWQTFSEKLACPNGHPLTLTEIEPRTFSFNAPFGACPACSGLGTRMSVDVDLMLGDEDLSIREGVIIPWTTQGKGLFQYYERLLEGLSRDLDFSLDTPWRDLHSDVKEAVLRGENYKVTVKWKNRYGREMRYASGFEGVVPYIERQYLQAESDTQRSRWGEYLREVPCPVCDGDRLKPEVLAVQVHGHSIAEVSHLSLADARAFMEKLQLTDREAKIAAQVLREIRLRLDFLLQVGLSYLNLSRSAGSLSGGEAQRIRLATQIGSGLTGVLYVLDEPSIGLHQRDNRRLIETLLTLRDLGNTLIVVEHDEETIEAADWVVDIGPGAGVNGGAVVHSGPYSALLGDTDSMTGDYLSGRRAIPMPEKRRKIDKKRMLSVVGARANNLRNVTADFPLGVLTAVTGVSGSGKSSLVNDILYQVLASRLNGARTVPGKHTRVTGLDNLDKVVHVDQAPIGRTPRSNPATYTGVFDRIRTLFSETPEAKVRGYQPGRFSFNVKGGRCEACSGDGTIKIEMNFLPDVYVDCEVCHGKRYNRDTLAVHYKGKNIAEVLEMPIEEAAEFFEPIQAIHRYMKTLVDVGLGYVRLGQSATTLSGGEAQRVKLATELQRRSNGRSIYVLDEPTTGLHFEDVRKLLEVLNGLVDKGNTVIVIEHNLDVIKSADWVIDLGPEGGSGGGTIVATGTPEQIARVEESHTGQFLAEILGEGRSARKAS; from the coding sequence GTGCCCATCGTCCCCGTTGCTTCCCCAGGAAAACTCAGTGTCCGCGGCGCCCGCGTCCACAATCTCAAGAACGTCGACATCGACATCCCCCGCGACTCTCTGGTGGTCTTCACCGGCCTGTCCGGGTCGGGTAAATCGAGTCTCGCCTTCGACACGATCTTCGCCGAGGGGCAGCGCCGGTACGTCGAATCGCTGAGCGCGTACGCGCGCCAGTTCCTCGGCCAGGTCGATCGGCCGGACGTCGACTTCATCGAGGGCCTGAGCCCGGCCGTCTCGATCGACCAGAAGTCGACCAACCGCAACCCGCGGTCGACCGTCGGCACGATCACCGAAATCTACGACTACATGCGTCTGCTCTGGGCGCGCATCGGCATCCCGCACTGCCCCGTCTGCGGTGAGAAGATCCAGCGCCAGACGGTGCAGCAGATCGCCGACCAGTTGATGGAGCTTCCGGAGCGCACCCGCTATCAGGTCGTCGCGCCGATCGTCTCCCAGAAGAAGGGCGAGTTCGTCGACCTCTTCCGTGAGCTCGGTGCGAAGGGGTACTCGCGGGCCATCGTCGATGGCGAACTGATCCAGCTCGCCGAACCGCCCACGCTGAAGAAGAGCTACAAGCATGACATCGCGGTGGTCGTCGACCGCCTCGTCGCGTCCCCCGACATCCTCGGGCGCATCACCGACTCGGTGGAGACCGCGCTCGGGCTCGCCGGCGGCGTCGTGCAGATCAACTACGTGGACGGCGAGGGCGACGACGCCTGGCAGACGTTCTCCGAGAAGCTGGCGTGCCCCAACGGGCACCCGCTCACCCTCACCGAGATCGAGCCCCGCACGTTCTCGTTCAACGCACCCTTCGGCGCATGCCCGGCCTGTTCCGGTCTCGGCACGCGCATGTCCGTCGACGTCGACCTCATGCTCGGCGACGAGGACCTCTCGATCCGCGAGGGCGTCATCATCCCGTGGACCACACAGGGCAAGGGGCTCTTCCAGTACTACGAGCGGTTGCTCGAAGGCCTCTCGCGAGACCTGGACTTCTCCCTCGACACCCCGTGGCGGGACCTGCACTCCGACGTGAAGGAGGCAGTGCTGCGCGGTGAGAACTACAAGGTCACCGTCAAGTGGAAGAACCGCTACGGGCGCGAGATGCGGTACGCGTCGGGATTCGAGGGCGTCGTGCCCTACATCGAGCGGCAGTACCTTCAGGCCGAATCCGACACGCAGCGCAGCCGCTGGGGCGAGTATCTCCGTGAGGTTCCCTGCCCGGTCTGCGACGGCGACCGGCTGAAGCCCGAGGTGCTGGCCGTGCAGGTGCACGGGCACTCCATCGCCGAGGTCTCGCACCTCAGTCTCGCCGACGCCCGCGCGTTCATGGAGAAGCTACAGCTCACGGACCGTGAGGCCAAGATCGCCGCACAGGTGCTCCGTGAGATCCGACTGCGTCTCGACTTCCTCCTTCAGGTGGGTCTTTCGTACCTCAACCTGAGCCGCTCGGCGGGTTCCCTCTCGGGCGGTGAAGCGCAGCGGATCCGCCTCGCCACCCAGATCGGCTCCGGCCTGACGGGCGTGCTGTACGTTCTCGACGAGCCGTCGATCGGGCTCCACCAGCGCGACAACCGCCGGCTCATCGAGACGCTGCTCACGCTGCGCGATCTCGGGAACACGCTCATCGTCGTCGAGCACGACGAAGAGACGATCGAGGCCGCCGACTGGGTGGTCGACATCGGCCCGGGGGCGGGCGTCAACGGCGGCGCGGTGGTCCACTCGGGCCCGTACTCCGCTCTCCTCGGCGACACTGACTCGATGACCGGCGACTACCTCTCGGGTCGTCGGGCCATCCCGATGCCGGAGAAGCGTCGCAAGATCGACAAGAAGCGCATGCTGAGCGTCGTGGGCGCACGCGCCAACAACCTCCGCAACGTCACCGCCGACTTCCCCCTCGGGGTGCTCACCGCGGTCACCGGCGTCAGCGGGTCGGGCAAGTCGTCCCTCGTGAACGACATCCTGTACCAGGTGCTCGCCTCGCGGCTGAACGGGGCGCGGACGGTGCCGGGCAAGCACACCCGCGTGACCGGGCTCGACAATCTCGACAAGGTCGTGCACGTCGACCAGGCGCCGATCGGGCGCACGCCGCGGTCCAACCCGGCGACCTACACCGGCGTGTTCGACCGCATCCGCACGCTGTTCAGCGAGACTCCCGAAGCCAAGGTCCGCGGCTACCAGCCCGGGCGCTTCAGCTTCAACGTCAAGGGCGGACGCTGCGAGGCGTGCTCCGGCGACGGCACGATCAAGATCGAGATGAACTTCCTGCCCGATGTGTACGTGGACTGCGAGGTCTGCCACGGGAAGCGCTACAACCGCGACACCCTGGCCGTGCACTACAAGGGCAAGAACATCGCCGAGGTGCTCGAGATGCCGATCGAGGAGGCAGCCGAGTTCTTCGAGCCGATCCAGGCCATCCACCGGTACATGAAGACGCTGGTCGACGTCGGGCTGGGATATGTGCGCCTCGGCCAGTCGGCGACCACGCTCTCCGGCGGTGAGGCGCAGCGCGTGAAGCTCGCGACGGAGCTGCAGCGCCGGAGCAACGGGCGCAGCATCTACGTGCTCGACGAGCCGACGACGGGCCTCCACTTCGAGGATGTGCGCAAGCTGCTCGAGGTGCTCAACGGTCTGGTGGACAAGGGCAACACGGTGATCGTCATCGAGCACAACCTCGACGTGATCAAGTCGGCCGACTGGGTCATCGACCTGGGTCCGGAGGGCGGCTCGGGCGGAGGCACGATCGTCGCCACCGGCACGCCGGAGCAGATCGCGCGCGTCGAGGAGAGCCACACCGGCCAGTTCCTCGCCGAGATCCTGGGTGAGGGGCGCTCTGCGCGGAAGGCCAGCTGA
- a CDS encoding TfoX/Sxy family protein, with translation MEAAGEELADRIRALLGADTSIEERRMFGTRAFLDEGRILVGARKDGTLLVRVDEENGAVAVTQPGASRAVMGSRTMGSGWIDVVASAIADDAALMTWIDIARESVGAAAAEDDR, from the coding sequence TCGCCGATCGGATCAGGGCATTGCTCGGCGCGGACACGTCGATCGAGGAACGGCGGATGTTCGGCACCCGGGCTTTTCTCGATGAGGGGCGGATCCTCGTCGGAGCCCGCAAGGACGGCACCCTCCTGGTGCGCGTGGACGAGGAGAACGGTGCGGTCGCTGTGACGCAGCCCGGGGCGTCCCGTGCGGTGATGGGGTCTCGCACGATGGGGTCCGGGTGGATCGATGTCGTCGCATCGGCGATCGCGGACGACGCCGCGCTGATGACCTGGATCGACATCGCCCGCGAGTCCGTCGGAGCGGCCGCCGCGGAGGACGACCGCTAG